The Algoriphagus sanaruensis genome window below encodes:
- a CDS encoding L,D-transpeptidase family protein — protein sequence MKGFWIGWVFFLLTGSLFSQSLSDAIRIQLENPSKEKESLTKGSSIVHFEEVKAYYSGRNFSSIWFQQKKISPLVRELQAEIKQSKYDGLKPETYHLDFLDHLLASEEQAENTQIPLTPEDLSQAEILLTDAFFALCRDLEIGKINSVQLKATWGIPFKKSKNTHGALLDQAFREGHLFFVLNSLRPPTKMYQAGRQLMMELEKKAQLQEDQNWKPIKLDRSIKLGDSHSSVPKIRSRLNFLGFPTSLTEIDSKNYDSLLFEQVVAYQRKEGLLDDGVIGQRTVASLNETPIQKMDKLSVNLERMRWIPNEYFLKDAIWVNIPSYRLHYRTDQDTLFSTKVIVGMVKNQTPVFSAEMSYLIFSPFWNIPSSIARNETIPAIKKNPNYLEHNHMEVINQSGHPVPNSSINWNAKPFPFLIRQKPGPDNALGQVKFMFPNSHNVYLHDTPAKSLFDRETRTFSHGCIRMQNPRQFAELILGQYPNWNSEKIGEAMNQAEEQRVDLDHRIPVIVVYLTFGLGEKGNPEFYTDVYNRDTEVLLLLKSVW from the coding sequence ATGAAAGGCTTCTGGATCGGATGGGTATTTTTTCTTCTGACTGGAAGCCTTTTTTCACAATCGCTTTCAGATGCGATTCGCATTCAGCTAGAAAATCCATCAAAAGAAAAAGAGTCATTAACAAAAGGGTCTTCCATTGTTCACTTTGAGGAAGTAAAAGCATATTATTCCGGAAGGAATTTTTCATCAATTTGGTTTCAGCAAAAAAAGATCTCGCCATTGGTGAGAGAACTTCAAGCCGAGATTAAACAGTCAAAATATGATGGCTTAAAGCCTGAAACCTATCACTTAGATTTTTTAGATCATCTGCTTGCTAGCGAGGAGCAGGCGGAAAATACCCAAATCCCTTTGACGCCCGAAGACCTTTCGCAGGCGGAAATTCTTCTTACAGATGCTTTTTTTGCTCTATGTAGGGATTTGGAAATAGGGAAAATTAACTCTGTTCAGTTGAAGGCGACTTGGGGGATTCCTTTCAAAAAATCCAAAAACACTCATGGCGCCTTATTGGATCAAGCATTCCGAGAAGGTCATCTTTTTTTTGTTTTGAATTCACTACGACCTCCAACCAAGATGTACCAAGCAGGTCGGCAACTGATGATGGAATTAGAGAAAAAAGCTCAACTACAAGAAGATCAAAATTGGAAGCCGATCAAATTGGATCGATCTATAAAACTCGGTGATTCTCATTCCTCAGTTCCCAAAATTCGTTCACGACTCAATTTTTTGGGCTTTCCGACCTCTCTGACTGAAATCGACTCTAAAAATTACGATTCCTTACTTTTCGAACAAGTTGTGGCTTACCAGCGAAAAGAGGGGCTCTTGGATGATGGGGTCATCGGTCAAAGAACTGTTGCTTCTTTGAATGAGACGCCAATCCAAAAAATGGATAAGCTTTCGGTCAATCTCGAGCGAATGCGTTGGATCCCAAATGAATATTTCCTCAAGGATGCGATTTGGGTGAATATTCCCTCCTATCGATTACATTATCGAACCGATCAGGACACGCTTTTCTCTACCAAAGTCATCGTCGGGATGGTAAAAAATCAGACTCCGGTATTTTCAGCCGAAATGAGCTACCTCATTTTTAGTCCGTTTTGGAATATTCCTTCCTCGATTGCAAGAAATGAAACCATCCCTGCGATCAAGAAAAATCCAAATTACCTAGAGCACAACCATATGGAGGTAATCAATCAAAGCGGACATCCAGTCCCTAATTCCTCTATCAATTGGAATGCTAAGCCATTTCCTTTCCTGATTCGTCAAAAACCTGGGCCGGATAATGCTTTGGGCCAAGTGAAATTTATGTTTCCCAATTCTCATAATGTCTATTTGCATGATACGCCAGCTAAATCACTGTTCGATCGGGAAACTAGGACTTTTAGCCATGGATGTATTCGGATGCAAAATCCGCGTCAATTTGCTGAATTAATTCTTGGTCAGTATCCTAACTGGAATTCAGAGAAAATTGGCGAAGCAATGAATCAAGCTGAAGAACAACGAGTAGACTTAGATCATAGGATTCCAGTCATAGTTGTCTACCTGACTTTTGGTTTGGGAGAAAAAGGGAATCCCGAGTTTTACACAGATGTATACAATAGAGACACTGAGGTGCTTCTTCTGCTTAAATCAGTTTGGTGA
- a CDS encoding murein L,D-transpeptidase catalytic domain family protein, with the protein MMINPGVLIPLIWNLTFASPTLPEPVEKTIEISKAESEILLESLAESSSNLPSQEVLDKALSGYEKLEKSIKRPVLTLIDFSLPSTEKRMWIINLETQKIELNTVVSHGRNSGMLVAEKFSNRPESYQSSLGFYMTAETYHGKHGYSLRLDGLEKGFNDQARNRAIVIHGADYAREEVAKMSGRLGRSLGCPAVPSELSNEVIDLIKEGSVVFIFGNDGDYLAKSPLLQVSPN; encoded by the coding sequence ATGATGATCAACCCAGGAGTACTCATTCCCCTGATTTGGAACCTCACCTTCGCCAGTCCGACCTTACCCGAACCCGTTGAAAAAACCATTGAAATCTCAAAAGCAGAGAGTGAGATTCTGCTTGAATCTTTAGCGGAATCCAGCTCCAATTTACCAAGCCAAGAAGTCCTAGATAAAGCCCTTTCAGGATATGAAAAACTTGAAAAATCAATCAAAAGACCTGTTTTAACGCTGATTGACTTCTCCCTACCATCCACAGAAAAGCGCATGTGGATCATTAATCTAGAAACTCAAAAAATTGAATTGAACACGGTAGTATCCCATGGAAGAAATTCAGGAATGCTCGTGGCAGAAAAATTCTCCAACCGACCTGAATCCTACCAAAGCAGCTTGGGTTTTTACATGACCGCCGAGACGTATCATGGTAAGCATGGGTATTCCCTACGCTTGGATGGATTAGAAAAAGGATTTAATGATCAGGCTAGAAATCGAGCCATTGTGATTCACGGCGCCGACTACGCACGTGAGGAAGTAGCCAAAATGTCAGGAAGATTAGGACGAAGTCTAGGATGTCCAGCTGTACCAAGCGAACTATCCAATGAGGTCATTGACTTGATCAAAGAAGGTTCGGTAGTATTTATCTTTGGGAATGACGGTGACTATTTAGCCAAATCTCCGCTGCTCCAAGTTTCACCAAACTGA
- a CDS encoding 6-pyruvoyl trahydropterin synthase family protein codes for MKVSVYRKEHFNAAHRLFNPAWSAEKNEEVFGKCNNPNFHGHNYELIVQLKGEIDPETGYVYDMKVLSDLIKEHVLNKFDHKNLNLDTDEFKNLNPSAENIAVVIWNILREKIDRKFELMIRLYETERNFVEYDGN; via the coding sequence ATGAAAGTATCCGTGTATCGTAAGGAGCATTTCAATGCTGCCCACAGACTCTTCAATCCTGCATGGAGTGCAGAGAAAAATGAGGAGGTTTTTGGAAAATGTAATAACCCCAATTTCCACGGCCATAATTATGAATTAATCGTTCAATTAAAGGGGGAAATTGATCCTGAAACAGGTTATGTTTATGACATGAAGGTCCTGAGTGATCTGATCAAAGAGCATGTATTAAATAAGTTTGACCATAAAAATCTAAATCTGGATACCGATGAATTCAAAAATCTCAATCCATCAGCTGAAAATATTGCAGTGGTTATTTGGAATATTTTGAGAGAAAAAATTGATCGGAAATTCGAGCTAATGATTCGACTATATGAAACAGAAAGAAACTTTGTTGAATACGATGGAAATTAA
- the folE gene encoding GTP cyclohydrolase I FolE, with product MKQKETLLNTMEINVVRASIEELGEDHVGTSLETPLREDAFEMDDDLKIELIEKHFREIMHIMGLDLSDDSLKGTPHRVAKMYVKEVFSGLNPKNKPAAKLFENKYKYNEMLVEKDITFHSHCEHHFVPIYGKAHVAYISNGNVIGLSKINRIVQYFAKRPQVQERLTMQIGNELKEALGTEDVAVILDAYHMCVSSRGVNDTNSSTVTAFYSGKFERDEQSRNEFMKYIQLEK from the coding sequence ATGAAACAGAAAGAAACTTTGTTGAATACGATGGAAATTAACGTCGTGCGTGCCTCCATCGAGGAGCTAGGAGAAGACCATGTAGGAACTTCACTAGAAACTCCACTTCGAGAAGATGCTTTCGAAATGGATGATGATTTGAAAATCGAATTGATCGAAAAGCATTTTCGAGAAATCATGCACATCATGGGACTTGATCTAAGTGATGATAGCTTGAAAGGTACACCTCATCGGGTGGCCAAAATGTATGTGAAGGAGGTTTTCAGCGGATTGAATCCGAAAAATAAACCAGCTGCCAAGCTGTTTGAAAATAAGTACAAGTACAATGAGATGCTCGTAGAGAAGGACATCACATTCCATTCTCATTGTGAGCACCATTTTGTCCCGATCTATGGAAAAGCTCATGTTGCTTATATCTCGAACGGGAATGTTATCGGGCTTTCAAAAATCAACCGAATTGTTCAATATTTCGCCAAAAGACCTCAAGTTCAAGAGCGTTTGACGATGCAGATTGGGAATGAACTTAAAGAAGCCTTAGGCACTGAAGATGTAGCTGTCATCTTGGATGCATATCATATGTGTGTGAGTTCAAGAGGTGTAAATGATACCAATAGCTCAACAGTTACTGCATTTTATTCCGGAAAATTTGAGCGGGATGAGCAGAGCCGAAATGAGTTTATGAAATATATCCAGCTCGAAAAATAA
- a CDS encoding SDR family NAD(P)-dependent oxidoreductase: MENKNFVLIGGNSGIGKAVAAQLREAGANLFLYSKSGNGTQAIDITQDFEQLPGLPEVIDGVVYCPGTIQLKPFHRLSIADFKHEMEVNFFGAVRVLQACLKGLKKSGSPSVVLYSTVAVETGMGFHAGIASAKGAIEGLTRSLAAEWAPSKIRVNAIAPSLTETPLAAALLGTPEKKEASDKRHPLGRIGTPEDIAEATVFLLSEKSSWMTGQILHLDGGMSNLK, translated from the coding sequence ATGGAAAATAAAAATTTTGTGCTGATCGGTGGGAATTCAGGAATCGGGAAAGCAGTTGCTGCTCAGCTTCGAGAAGCGGGTGCGAATCTCTTTCTGTATTCAAAAAGTGGAAATGGAACCCAAGCGATAGACATTACTCAAGATTTCGAACAGCTTCCTGGTTTGCCAGAAGTTATTGATGGAGTGGTCTATTGTCCAGGAACAATTCAATTGAAACCGTTTCATCGATTGAGTATTGCTGATTTTAAGCACGAAATGGAAGTGAATTTTTTTGGCGCAGTTCGAGTCCTTCAAGCTTGCTTGAAAGGTTTGAAAAAATCGGGTTCACCATCTGTGGTTTTATATAGTACGGTAGCTGTAGAAACAGGAATGGGTTTTCACGCAGGTATTGCTTCTGCCAAAGGAGCTATCGAAGGACTTACCCGTTCACTAGCCGCAGAATGGGCTCCTTCCAAAATCAGAGTGAATGCCATTGCTCCATCGTTAACAGAAACACCGCTTGCTGCTGCGCTTTTGGGAACTCCAGAAAAAAAAGAGGCTTCGGATAAGAGACACCCTTTGGGAAGAATAGGTACACCCGAAGACATTGCAGAGGCGACTGTATTTTTGTTGTCAGAAAAATCATCCTGGATGACAGGACAGATTCTTCATCTGGATGGTGGAATGTCCAACCTAAAATAA
- a CDS encoding flavin reductase family protein — translation MMRHIVHEQLMNEDSFFRRNLVNCLSGYKSLNLIGTRNEHGKANLAPFSQVFHIGAAPPLVGILFRPHTVKRDTLENILQSKYFTLNHVTPEMYRQAHWTAANWEESEFEGTGLTEEFKVDFFAPFVKGSPVQLGCSLVETQTLQINQTVLLIGSIDQIFVEEKGLRADGSLDLNILETVTVSGLDEYHVGEKLGRLAFPKPGIEPAEI, via the coding sequence ATGATGCGTCACATAGTCCATGAGCAATTGATGAATGAAGATTCTTTTTTTAGAAGGAATCTTGTCAATTGTCTTTCAGGGTATAAAAGCCTGAATCTCATTGGGACTAGAAATGAACATGGGAAAGCCAACTTGGCTCCTTTTTCTCAGGTATTTCATATTGGTGCGGCACCTCCTTTGGTTGGGATTCTTTTTCGCCCTCACACAGTCAAGCGGGATACACTGGAAAATATTCTTCAATCAAAATACTTTACTCTTAATCACGTAACTCCTGAAATGTACAGGCAGGCGCACTGGACTGCTGCCAATTGGGAAGAAAGTGAATTTGAAGGAACAGGGCTTACTGAAGAATTTAAAGTGGATTTTTTTGCTCCATTCGTGAAGGGAAGTCCGGTTCAACTTGGTTGTTCTTTGGTAGAAACCCAGACACTTCAAATCAATCAAACAGTACTATTGATCGGAAGTATTGATCAAATCTTTGTAGAGGAAAAAGGACTGAGAGCCGATGGTTCCTTAGACTTGAATATCCTGGAGACTGTCACAGTAAGTGGATTAGACGAATACCATGTTGGTGAAAAGTTAGGTAGATTGGCGTTTCCAAAGCCAGGAATTGAACCTGCTGAAATCTGA
- a CDS encoding ligase-associated DNA damage response exonuclease gives MQLLELTDSGLFCPPAGVFIDPWRPVDRAVITHAHSDHARWGMKHYLAHKDSAEVMKLRLGGEISLHTLDYQEKLDIHGVKISLHPAGHIPGSAQVRLEFQGKVAVVSGDYKVENDGLCAPFEPVKCHEFVSECTFGLPIYKWESQTEIFSQINSWWKENAAEGRNSVLFAYSLGKAQRILQNLNREIGEVFVHGAIWNTNQALISNGIPIWDVPKVTQDLPKSRFNGALIIAPPSAYGTPWMKRFSPFRTGICSGWMAVRGARRRRAADRGFVLSDHADWEGLISAIMATEAERVYLTHGSTASFGRFLQEEKGIDAVELQTLFGVEEVE, from the coding sequence TTGCAACTCCTAGAACTTACAGATTCTGGACTTTTTTGTCCTCCTGCAGGGGTTTTTATAGATCCTTGGAGACCGGTCGATCGGGCGGTGATTACTCATGCGCATTCAGATCATGCCCGCTGGGGAATGAAGCATTACCTCGCACATAAAGATTCAGCTGAAGTAATGAAGCTTCGGCTAGGTGGTGAAATCAGTCTTCACACACTCGATTATCAAGAAAAACTGGACATACACGGAGTCAAAATCAGTCTTCATCCGGCTGGTCATATTCCCGGTTCGGCGCAGGTGAGATTGGAATTTCAAGGCAAAGTAGCCGTGGTAAGCGGAGATTACAAAGTCGAAAATGACGGCCTTTGTGCACCTTTCGAACCTGTCAAATGCCATGAATTTGTCTCCGAATGTACCTTTGGTCTACCGATTTATAAATGGGAATCACAAACTGAAATTTTCTCTCAAATCAATTCCTGGTGGAAAGAAAATGCCGCAGAGGGTCGAAATTCAGTGCTTTTTGCCTATTCCCTTGGAAAAGCCCAACGTATCCTTCAAAATCTAAATCGAGAGATTGGAGAGGTTTTCGTACATGGTGCCATCTGGAATACCAACCAAGCTCTAATTTCAAATGGAATTCCGATTTGGGATGTACCGAAGGTAACTCAAGATTTGCCAAAAAGTAGATTTAATGGGGCCTTGATCATAGCCCCTCCTTCCGCCTATGGAACGCCCTGGATGAAACGGTTTTCTCCATTTCGAACTGGGATTTGCTCGGGTTGGATGGCTGTTCGAGGGGCAAGAAGGAGAAGAGCGGCAGACCGTGGATTCGTCCTTTCAGATCATGCCGATTGGGAGGGTTTGATTTCTGCGATTATGGCTACAGAAGCCGAAAGGGTTTATCTCACCCATGGAAGTACGGCTTCATTTGGCCGGTTTCTTCAGGAAGAAAAGGGAATTGATGCAGTGGAACTACAGACCCTTTTTGGAGTAGAAGAAGTGGAATAA